In one Lolium rigidum isolate FL_2022 chromosome 3, APGP_CSIRO_Lrig_0.1, whole genome shotgun sequence genomic region, the following are encoded:
- the LOC124698938 gene encoding patatin-like protein 1, with the protein MSSNADVTMTCPPPSQGKLITVLSIDGGGIRGLIPSTILGCLESKLQELDGPDARIADYFDVIAGTSTGALVTSMLAAPGEDKRPLFAAKEINKFYLDNGPRIFPQKKSYGFLTPVTTLFGAMRGPKYDGKFLHDKIKSLTNDVTVADTVTNIIVPTFDIKFLQPVIFNTYEAKADPLKNAHLSDICISTSAAPTFFPAHFFKTQDPSGKAPDREYHLIDGGVAANNPTMAAMSMITKEVLCRNPDFNHGKPAEYGNYLIISIGTGSAKQAEKYTAPECAKWGILKWLIDGNFNPLIDIFAHASADMVDIHAAVLFKALRVEKNYLRIQDDSLVGPTASVDVATKKNMEALIEIGENLLKKKVSRVNIDTGMYEVVEDEGTNEEALARFARKLSQERKLRQATLNSY; encoded by the exons ATGAGCAGCAACGCCGACGTGACCATGACCTGCCCGCCGCCGTCCCAGGGGAAGCTCATCACGGTGCTAAGcatcgacggcggcggcatccGCGGACTCATCCCGTCCACCATCCTCGGCTGCCTCGAGTCCAAGCTCCAA GAGCTGGATGGGCCGGATGCGCGCATAGCAGACTACTTCGACGTGATCGCCGGGACGAGCACGGGCGCCCTGGTCACGTCGATGCTGGCGGCACCCGGCGAGGACAAGCGCCCCCTCTTCGCCGCCAAGGAGATCAACAAGTTCTATCTGGACAACGGGCCCAGGATCTTCCCGCAGAAGAAGAG CTACGGTTTCCTGACTCCGGTGACGACATTGTTCGGCGCGATGAGAggtcccaagtacgacggcaagtTCCTGCACGACAAAATCAAGAGCCTCACCAACGACGTTACCGTGGCCGACACTGTCACCAACATCATCGTGCCGACGTTCGACATCAAGTTCCTGCAGCCGGTCATCTTCAACACGTACGAGGCCAAGGCGGACCCGCTCAAGAACGCCCACCTATCGGACATCTGCATCAGCACGTCGGCGGCGCCCACCTTCTTCCCCGCGCACTTCTTCAAGACCCAGGATCCATCGGGCAAGGCCCCCGACCGTGAGTACCACCTTATCGACGGCGGCGTGGCCGCTAACAACCCCACCATGGCCGCCATGTCCATGATCACCAAGGAGGTGCTATGCCGGAACCCAGACTTCAACCACGGCAAGCCCGCCGAGTACGGCAACTACCTCATCATCTCCATCGGCACCGGCTCTGCCAAGCAGGCGGAGAAGTACACCGCGCCGGAGTGCGCCAAGTGGGGCATCCTCAAATGGCTCATCGACGGCAACTTCAACCCTCTCATCGACATATTTGCACACGCCAGCGCTGATATGGTCGACATCCACGCCGCCGTGCTCTTCAAGGCTCTCCGAGTTGAGAAGAACTACCTCCGTATCCAGGATGACTCGCTTGTTGGGCCCACAGCGTCAGTGGATGTCGCCACCAAGAAGAACATGGAGGCGCTCATTGAGATCGGTGAAAATTTGCTCAAAAAGAAGGTGTCCAGGGTGAACATCGACACGGGGATGTACGAGGTCGTCGAAGACGAGGGAACTAACGAGGAGGCTCTCGCCCGCTTCGCCAGGAAGCTCTCCCAAGAGCGTAAGCTGCGCCAAGCCACCCTCAATTCCTACTAG